A window of the Phaseolus vulgaris cultivar G19833 chromosome 5, P. vulgaris v2.0, whole genome shotgun sequence genome harbors these coding sequences:
- the LOC137834098 gene encoding uncharacterized protein → MLLAKELGAQRLLAKGDSLLVTGKVTGEYKAKDPQLASYLRYVKILRAAFSAFDLIHVPREQNSRAYLLSKLASSGKGGWQRSVIQQTLKSPRTTARGLFEVDHLKVWQISPEKGSRHRSVIQETLKAPRITIHELPKHERFEVMQINTTDTWLTPYRRYLVDGLLPSKPTEAKIIKRNIGQYTLIDGHLFRDGYTHPLLTCVSGYQCTQIMFELHKGICGSHIDGRALSLKLIRVGYYWPTMIMGNMSSGVNNV, encoded by the coding sequence ATGTTGTTGGCAAAGGAGTTGGGAGCTCAACGCTTGCTGGCAAAAGGTGACTCGTTGCTCGTAACCGGAAAAGTCACAGGCGAATATAAAGCCAAGGACCCACAATTAGCCTCGTACCTCAGATATGTGAAGATCCTAAGAGCAGCTTTCTCTGCATTTGACCTTATTCATGTCCCCAGAGAACAAAATTCTCGAGCGTACTTGTTGTCTAAATTGGCTAGCTCGGGGAAAGGAGGTTGGCAAAGGTCAGTAATCCAACAGACCTTGAAATCACCCAGGACAACCGCAAGGGGGCTGTTCGAGGTTGACCACCTAAAGGTCTGGCAGATCAGTCCAGAAAAAGGGAGTAGGCATCGATCGGTGATCCAGGAAACCCTGAAAGCCCCAAGGATAACCATTCATGAACTTCCCAAACATGAACGTTTTGAGGTTATGCAGATCAATACCACAGATACTTGGTTAACACCTTATAGACGGTATCTTGTTGATGGATTACTTCCCTCTAAGCCCACGGAGGCTAAAATTATCAAAAGAAACATAGGTCAGTATACCCTAATAGATGGACACCTATTTCGTGATGGTTATACTCATCCACTCCTCACCTGTGTAAGTGGATATCAATGCACCCAGATAATGTTCGAACTTCACAAAGGTATTTGTGGCAGTCACATCGATGGACGAGCTCTCTCGTTAAAACTCATCCGAGTAGGGTACTATTGGCCGACGATGATTATGGGAAATATGTCTAGCGGTGTGAACAATGTCTGA